A genomic stretch from Malus domestica chromosome 15, GDT2T_hap1 includes:
- the LOC103424687 gene encoding BRI1 kinase inhibitor 1-like, which yields MATHQLEKTREMALDTFSRHEEERLKPLPKTAPASPPSSSSSPSHEFSFTLSLHTSSSTSNPNHQSKSKTTTPPSFAIDLSPADEIFFHGHLLPLQFLSHLPVSPRSSTNSLDSFTLPIKGPLEDQKPTRETATTYAENCIRNRNILNNKNNSCSSIDKRIPRQGSKHETRGRTKSKSFSIFGLPRRRKDCENGEKEENKEMKNKRKVKFDISHILKRYVRMLRPLLLFRGRREKGQFRPQPYSFSGNLSMLNKHELRGGRGEFSAPASIRTSPTNSGHLVATAATNVPCSTSDSTMEELQAAIQAAIAHCKNSNATEEKPKC from the coding sequence ATGGCCACGCATCAGCTGGAAAAAACCAGAGAAATGGCTCTAGACACCTTCAGCAGGCATGAAGAAGAAAGGCTAAAACCGTTGCCAAAAACTGCCCCTGCCTCACCACCTTCATCTTCCTCCTCCCCCTCCCATGAATTCTCCTTCACTCTCTCGCTCCACACTTCTTCTTCCACATCAAACCCTAATCaccaatccaaatccaaaaccaccACCCCACCTTCTTTCGCCATTGATTTGTCCCCCGCAGACGAAATATTCTTCCACGGCCACCTCCTTCCTCTCCAGTTTCTCTCTCACCTGCCCGTCTCTCCTCGCTCCTCCACCAACTCGCTCGACAGCTTCACCCTCCCCATCAAAGGGCCGCTAGAAGATCAAAAACCAACCAGAGAAACCGCTACCACCTATGCCGAAAACTGCATTCGAAACCGAAACATCCTAAACAACAAGAACAACAGCTGCAGCAGCATTGACAAGAGAATCCCACGTCAGGGAAGCAAACACGAGACCAGGGGAAGAACAAAGTCCAAGTCCTTTTCGATTTTCGGGCTTCCCAGACGGCGAAAAGATTGTGAAAATGGTGAAAAGGAGGAGAACAAGGAGATGAAGAACAAGAGGAAGGTGAAGTTTGATATTAGTCATATACTGAAGAGGTACGTGAGAATGTTGAGGCCGCTGTTGTTGTttagagggaggagagagaaggggcAGTTCCGGCCGCAACCCTATTCGTTTTCAGGGAATTTGAGCATGTTAAACAAGCATGAGTTGAGAGGTGGGAGGGGGGAGTTTTCGGCTCCGGCATCGATAAGGACGTCTCCAACGAATAGCGGGCATCTTGTTGCAACTGCAGCTACAAATGTTCCTTGTTCTACAAGTGACAGCACCATGGAAGAGTTGCAGGCTGCAATTCAAGCTGCAATTGCTCACTGCAAGAACTCCAATGCCACAGAAGAGAAGCCCAAATGTTGA
- the LOC103424688 gene encoding probable protein phosphatase 2C 12 — MSTKSENHQTVPLSVLLKRELANEKIERPEIIHGQASQSKKGEDFTLVKTECQRIVGDGVSTYSVFGLFDGHNGSAAAIYSKENLLTNVLAAIPSDLNRDEWVAALPRAFVAGFVKTDKEFQERSQTSGTTVTFVIIEGWVISVASVGDSRCIVEPAEGGVYYLSADHRLEINEEERQRITSSGGEVGRLNTGGGAEIGPLRCWPGGLCLSRSIGDMDVGEFIVPVPYVKQIKLSTAGGRLIISSDGVWDALSAEEALDCCRGMPPDAAAAQIVKDAVGHKGLRDDTTCIVIDILPQEKPQASLPQPKRQGKGVLFKSMFKKKSSESSSSVEKEYIEPDEVEELFEEGSASLSERLDTKYPLCNMFKLFMCAVCQVEIKPGEGISIHAGSSNPGKLRPWDGPFLCSSCQGKKEAMEGKRPSGRRHDSDSD, encoded by the exons ATGTCCACTAAGAGCGAAAATCATCAAACTGTTCCGCTTTCGGTGCTGCTCAAGCGTGAATTGGCCAATGAGAAGATTGAGAGACCGGAGATTATACACGGTCAGGCGAGTCAGAGCAAGAAAGGAGAGGATTTCACGTTGGTAAAGACGGAATGTCAAAGAATTGTGGGAGATGGAGTTTCTACGTATTCAGTTTTCGgg CTATTTGACGGGCATAATGGGTCAGCAGCCGCTATTTACTCCAAGGAGAATCTTCTAACTAATGTTTTGGCTGCTATCCCTTCAGATCTAAATAGAGATGAATGGGTAGCAGCATTGCCAAGGGCTTTTGTAGCAGGCTTCGTCAAAACAGACAAAGAATTCCAAGAGAgat CTCAAACGTCAGGAACAACTGTCACGTTTGTGATTATAGAAGGATGGGTCATATCTGTTGCATCTGTCGGCGATTCTCGTTGCATAGTTGAACCTGCTGAAGGTGGAGTTTACTATTTATCAGCAGATCATAGGCTTGAAATCAATGAAGAGGA GAGACAGCGTATCACCTCAAGTGGGGGCGAAGTTGGTCGGCTTAATACTGGTGGTGGGGCAGAG ATCGGTCCTTTGAGGTGTTGGCCTGGTGGCTTGTGTCTATCACGATCCATTGGTGATATGGACGTGGGGGAGTTCATTGTTCCTGTTCCTTATGTAAAGCAAATCAAG TTGTCAACCGCAGGTGGCAGACTTATCATATCAAGCGATGGTGTCTGGGATGCTTTGTCTGCAGAAGAAGCTCTTGATTGTTGCCGTGGGATGCCACCGGACGCTGCAGCTGCACAAATTGTAAAG GATGCTGTAGGGCATAAGGGACTTCGGGATGATACAACCTGCATTGTGATCGATATTTTACCACAAGAGAAGCCACAAGCTTCGTTACCCCAACCAAAGAGGCAGGGAAAAGGAGTGTTGTTTAAATCCATGTTTAAGAAAAAATCATCTGAATCATCTTCTAGTGTTGAAAAAGAATATATTGAGCCAGATGAGGTGGAGGAGTTATTTGAGGAAGGTTCTGCTTCGCTTTCTGAAAG GTTAGATACAAAATACCCGCTCTGCAACATGTTCAAATTGTTTATGTGTGCAGTTTGTCAAGTAGAAATTAAACCAGGAGAGGGTATTTCGATACACGCTGGATCATCGAACCCAGGAAAATTGCGACCTTGGGATGGCCCCTTCCTCTGCTCGAGTTGCCAAGGGAAAAAAGAGGCTATGGAGGGGAAGAGACCATCAGGAA GAAGACATGATAGCGATAGTGATTAG